The Silene latifolia isolate original U9 population chromosome X, ASM4854445v1, whole genome shotgun sequence genome contains the following window.
aattaattagtcaattaagaatgtttccctagaggtatgaccttaagggatcaactgatcaccaccgtcatacgacagtaatgtcaaactctagtcaaccaatcattaccgattaatgtggatcagttgacaataaaatgttactttccctttagtattcttcatatgagatttaaacatgtgatcgcattattgtagaGGAAACATactccaacatatatatatatatatatatatatatatatatatatatatatatatatatatatatatatatatatatatatatatatatatatatatatatagatatatatatagaaattgcatcaagtgagtctaggtatcttaggtgagtctagcattttaatctcatccattagatctactcctaatcaacggctgagattaaatctcagaaattataaCAAACCAATAAAAGCTAAGAATTCAAACCTCCCCTCATAATTGgtttcactttctctctcctccGTCTCTTTCCCTCGctttctctatctctctctctctaagtCAAAATAATCCTCTGAATCAAGAAAACAAACCCTAGGTTCCTGTTTTTTACTCGCTTTTATCAATTCATTCACAAATCAATCAAATTCGTCTGTTTTCCGGTTCGTTGCTACAATGGATGCAGATTCTACCGACATTAACATGCAAACAGGTAATTTCCGTAATCCTTTCGTTTTCAGTTTTTCTTTTCGCGATTTCATCTGGATTCTATGTCGCTTATCATTCGctattgtaatttcattattccgttgcttttcagttttttaggttaatcgattttATGTTTGATTCAATTTTAATGACATCCGTTCACTTCTACTTCAATTTTACGGTGTCCTTTCCTTTGATTATTCTCGTATTTGCTTTTCTCTTAAATATTAGGTGaaatatccttgtatttgttgtttttccTATCGAATTTTCATATTTGCGTTCTCCTCGCTTTCGCTTTACAATCGCATTGCTTTATTGTCACATTCCGTCAATTTTGATTATATTTGTCTTTATTATTTGCTTTTCGGTTTtttttaggttaatcgattttatgtttgcttcaattttaatgaaatccgttcacttctacttcaatttacggtctcctttcctttgattatactcgtagttgcttttgtcttaaatattaggtcaaatatccttgtatttgttgATTTTCTCGTTCAATTTCggtcaaatttcattatatttggCCTCTTTTCCTGTCTTGTATATTCCTGTTCCCCCGTCTGTATATTCTGTTCTCTGTCAATGCTTACAGGCTCACTTGTTATAATATCAATATTCTTTGTAACACAATCACATATATTCATTTTCTATTGCACATATAACATATGATGTACCACTTACGGATGTCCTCTTGTTACGCTCTTACTTCAATGTACTTTAGTTTCTTGTTCTAAATTGTAGTCCGGCCTCTTCGCATATTTCTGTTCTCCGTCCATCCTTATGTCACTACATTGTCATGGTACTAGTATTCTTTGTAACAATGTTACTCTTTGTAATACCACCGTTGTATTTTAGGTCACTAATACTCGTATTTTCCTTTTTGTATTACGGACTCAGTCATCTTGTCACTCAACCCCATTCTACGCCAATTGTCCAAGAGCAACCCAATCCTCAACCAAATAATCGGCATTTGTCTCACACGCCTAATGGAGGTGAGCGCTGGATGCGTGTGGTTGAGCACAAGTTTAGACCTACCATTGGTGTAGTTTTTGCCTCCCTTGAGGCTGGAAACAAGTTCTACGAGGTTTATGCTCGGGCATGTGGATTTACCCCTCGGAAGCACAGTACGAAAACACTACGAGGTGGTGTTGCACACCAAAAATTCGTAGTCTGCAACCGTCAAGGGTTCAGGGAATCTAAACCAAAACAGCGTCCCAGAATCAAGGATGATGAGAATATGGGTGATGGTTCGTCCACAGCTAGTACAGTTAAACGGCGAGTTAAAATCACAAGAATTGGATGCCGAGTGTACGTCAGATTTGCCCTTCTATATGGCCTTGATGGCCCAGCTATGATTGACGAGTTTTCTGAAGTCCACAATCATCGTCTCACCCTGTACATGAATGAGAGATCTCGATAAGATTTCACGATCCCTTGATATGTTCCAGAAGACGCTTATCTTGGACAACTCCAAGTTGAATATTGGTCTTTGGATTGACCTTTAGACAAAGGTTAAGGAACTTGTCAATGGGTATGAAAATATCGGTGCTAcattgatagattttaagaactttcaaagAGATATCAAGTGCTACATTGGGTTAAGACATCCTGACCTTTTCATCGATCGACTCGAGAAACTCAAAGCGACCCAACCCCAGTTCTACTTCGCCTATGATGTTGATTCGCAAAATCGTCTAACAAAGTTCTTTTCGGCTGATGCTACATGTATTAGAAACTACTCATTCTTTGGGGATGCTGTGAGCTTCGACCCTACTTACGGAACcaacaagtatgatatggtttttacaccattcaCAGGTGTTAATCACCACAGAAAGTCGGTGTTGTTTGCCAGTTGTCTCTTGTTACACGAGGATGACATCTCCTTCCAATGGACCTTTCAAAGCATTTCTTGATCGCCATGGGACAAAAGAGCCGCAGATTCATGATCACGGATCAATGCCCTGGCATAAAGAAGGTAATAGTGTGACAATGTTTCGTAATGAGACTTACTTAAAATTATTGTACCACAACTTTCGACTACAACTACCACTGTTCCATCTCTTCCTCTTTTACAAGGTTATTCAATAACAATGTTATCGTAACTAAATTACTAACATATAATTTACTCACTTTCTCTTTCCTATCACCGGTCAATATCACGTTCGACTTATTTGTTTTATTATGACCGGCATACAACAGGCTTTCCTTCATTTTCAAGACAGCTAGGCATcgttattgtatgtggcatattacaCAAAAGATCACGGACAAAGTTGGTTCAACACTCTGCAGAGACACGGACTTCCTTGCTCGCTTCAACGCTGTTGTTTGGGACCCTGATATGGAGCCGTCGGAGTTCGAAGAGAAGTGGCGAGAAGGTCATTTGATTTGTTTGGAagataatgattggttgactacaaTGTTCGACGACAGACACCATTGGATTCCTGCCTACCATCGTGACCTTGCCTTGGGCTGCATATTAAGAACAACACAGCGATCCGAAAGTACAAATTCGTTTTTCAAGCGCTATGAGAATCACTTTGGTACACTGGTCGAATTTTGGATGAGGTAAACAACTCTTTTTCATTCCTTACAGTACCCGGGAACAGTGTATGTTATAGTACCATTGTTTCATTGTTACATAAATAATTTGTTGCCGAATCCTTGTTGCATTAAAACCAGGTTCCAAACTGCTATGGACCAGCAGCGCTATACACGAAGATGCGATGATTATAATAGCGACCACTCATTCCCTGAGCTTAAGACAGAATTACCTATAGAAAAGCATGGCGCTATTATATACACACATGCTGTGTTCAAGGTGTTTCAAGAAGAAGTAATGGCTACCGATTCATGTGGTGTTGATGACTTTGAGAAGGAGGAGCATGTGCGCATAATTCATGTAATCGATGTTGAGACAGACAGAATTTTCAAGGTGAGGTTGGACCTTAGAAGCACAGATGCAGTATGCGAGTGTAAACTGTTCGAAAGAATTGGATTACTCTGCAGGCATATTGTGTGGGTGTACAAGGGCAAAGGAATTGGGCGAATACCAAGAAAGTACAATGTAGATCGTTGGCTAAATAACACACATGCAGCGAACAAGTTTGATTCGAAAACATTATTACAAAGGATGTGAGTTTTGACTTGTTACGATGAATTGTTTTCTGATAACATTGTAACCATAATTTCTTATAGTAACATTGTCACCATGATAAACAGTAACCTGCTGTTTTACTTCCAGGCTTAATTCGAATGGGAATGTCATTGAGGATTCATATATGGCTACGTCTAATAACAGTCATTTGTGCAACGTATGGTCAGAGTTCCGTCAGATAGTTGGTGTTCTCAAAACTTTACCTGCTGAACACACGGAAGAGTTAGCATCCCTCCTAGTTGAGCTCCGGCAAAAGTTATGTATTGAACCGCTTACAAAAGACCAAGAGATGGAGATTCTGTTGGGCTGCAGCTCGTCGTCTGAAGTCACTATCCACCCTCCggaacaagcacgcaacaagggcAGCGGAAAAAGATTGAAGTCAGCCAAACAATAGGCCATTGAAAAAGCAGCCAAGCGAAAGAGGTTATGTGCATACTGCAAAGAAAGAGTTACCCACGACAGGAGAACATGCCCTCTTCGCATAGCTGATGAAGCTGCTGAGAAAGCAGCTAAAAAGAAAAAGTTTGATCTTTGTTATGATGTTACGGTAACATTGTGaccttatcaataattagtaggattttgtgttctttgtgacaataatatgtcacaaagtaaaaataaaaagtaaaattgTGTGTTGCTGTGACAATAACATGTCACAGTAAAAAGTCATTCGATTTTCCTACATCATAGTTAACATTTTATACAACACTTACAACATTTTATACAGCaataaatattgttttaggaccattttcagtcccgttttaggagcatatTTCCTAAGTTTTACAGTAACAGTGTTATACAACTTGTTTTGTAAATATGCCCTTTGTTTAAGGATTTCGCGgtgtcgcctaatccaaccctaaacccttttccgtcccgttttaggagcgtttttccccaactttaaatcccatccacgacagggtatcacccgtccttccctagcgtttagttttggtttttttgcaccacgattttttaaggaaaagggtttagggtttagttttggttttactgtaacagtgttgtactacgactaccctttgtttaaggaaaagggtttagggttggattaggcggctccgcgaagcggtgccgcctaatccaaccctaaacccttttccgacCAGTTTTAGAagcgttttccccaaatttaaatcctgtcgtacgttttaggagcgtctttccccaaatttaaatcccgtccacgacagggtatcacccgtccttccctaggcccttttccgtcccgttttaggagcgtttttccccaaatttaaatcccgtccacgacagagtatcacccgtccttccctagggtttagttttggtttttttgcaccacgattttttaaggaaaagggtttagggttggattaggcggctccgcgaagcggtgccgcctaatccaacccctaaacccttttccgtcccgttttaggagcgtttttccccaaatttaaatcccttccacgacagggtatcacccgttcttccctagggtttagttttggttttttgcaccacgattttttaaggaaaagagtttagggttggattaggcggctccgcgaagcggtgctgcctaatccaaccctaaacccttttccgtcccgttttaggagcgtttttccccaaatttaaatcccgtccacgacagggtatcacccgtccttccctagggtttatttttggttttctttatgctgatgttgtactacgaacaatttttgtttaaggaaaaggatttagggttggattaggcgctcCGCgtagcggttccgcctaatccaaccctaaacccttttccgtcccgttttaggagcgtttttccccaaatttaaatcccgtccacgacagggtatcacccgtccttccctagggtttagttttggttttttttcaccacgattgtttaaggaaaagggtttagggttggattaggcggcaccggagccgcctaatccaaccctaaacccttttccgtcccgttttaggagcgtttttccccaaatttaaatcccgtccacgacagggtatcacccgtccttccctagggtttagttttggtttttttatgtaatgttgtactacgaacaacctttgtttaaggaaaaaggtttagggttgtattaggaggctccgcgaagcggtgccgcctaatccaaccctaaacccttttccgtcccgttttaggagcgtttttctccaaatttaaatcccatccacgacagggtatcacccgtccttccctagggtttagttttgttttactgtaacaatgttatactacgaacaacctttgtatAAGGAAAAAAGTTTAGGGTTGGagtaggcggctccgcgaagcggttccgcctaatccaacccaaaatccttttccgtcccgttttagcagcgtttttccccaaatttaaatttcgTCCACGACATTGTATTACccatccttccctagggtttagttttgttttttttgcaccatgattttttaaggaaaagggttttgggttggattaggcggctccgcgaagcggtgccgcctaatccaaccctaaaccctattccgtcccgttttaggagcgtttttccccaaatttaaatcccgtccacgacagggtatcacccgtccttccctagggtttagttttggtttttttgcaccacgattttttaaggaaaagggtttagggttggattaggctgctccgcgaagcggtgccgcctaatccaaccctaaacccttttccgtcccgttttaggagcgtttttccccaaatttaaatcccgtccacgacaaggtatcacccgtccttccctagggtttagttttggttttactgtaaaaatgttgtactacgaacaacctttgtttaaggaaaagggtttagggttggattaggcggctccgcgaagcggttccgcctaatccaaccctaaacccttttccgtcccgttttaggagagtttttccccaaatttaaatcccgtccacgacagggtatcacccgtccttccctagggtttagttttggtttttttgcaccacgattttttaaggaaaagggtttggggttggattaggcggctccgcgaagcggtgccgcctaatccaaccctaaacccttttccgtcccattttaggagcgtttttccccaaatttaaatcccgtccacgacagggtattacctgtccttccctagggtttagttttggttttactgtaacaatgttgtactacgaacaacctttgtttaatgaaaagggtttagggttggattaggcggctccgcgaagcggttccgcctaatccaaccctaaacccttttccgtcccgttttaggagcgtttttccccaaatttaaatcccgtccacgacagggtatcacccgtccttccctagggtttagttttggtttttttgcgccacgattttttaaggaagagggtttagggttggattagacggcaccggaaccgcctaatccaaccctaaacccttttccgtcccgttttaggagcgtttttccccaaatttaaatctcgTCCCACGACAGGTATCAcgcgtccttccctagggtttagttttggtttttgtaAATAGTggtgtactacgaacaacctttgtttaaggaaaagggtttagggttggattaggcggctcgcgaagcgtgccgcctaatccaaccctaaacccttttccgtcccgttttaggagcgtttttccccaaatttaaatcccgtccacgacagggtatcacccgtctttCCCTAGGGTtaagttttggtttttttgcaccacgattttttaaggaaaagggtttagggttggattaagcggctCGCGAGCgtgccgtctaatccaaccctaaacccttttccgtcccgttttaggagcgtttttccccaaatttaaatcccgtccacgacagggtatcacccatccttccctagggtttagttttggttttactgtaatagtattgtactacgaacaacctttgtttaaggaaaagggtttagggttggattaggcggctccgcaaagcggttccgcctaatccaaccctaaacccttttccgtcccgttttaggagcgtttttcaccaaatttaaatcccgtccacgacagggtatcacccgtccttccctagggtttagttttggtttttttgcaccacgattttttaaggaaaagggtttagggttggattaggcggctccgtgaagcggtgccgcctaatccatcccctaaacccttttccgtcccgttttaggagcttttttccccaaatttaaatcccgtccacgacagggtatcacccgtccttccctagggtttagttttggtttttttgcaccacgattttttaaggaaaagggtttagggttggattaggcggctccgcgaagcggtgccgcctaatccaaacctaaacccttttccgtcacgttttaggagcgtttttccccaaatttaaatcccgtccttccctagggtttagttttggttttactgtaacagtgttgtactacgaacagcctttgtttaaaaaaaagggtttagggttgtattaggcggctccgcgaagcggtgccccctaatccaaccctaaacccttttccttcccgttttaggagcgtttttacccaaatttaaatcccgtccacgaaagggtatcacccgtccttccctagggtatagttttggttttactgtaacagtgttttactacgaacaacctttgtttaaggaaaagggtttagagttgtattaggcggctccgcgaagcggtgccgcctaatccaaccctaaacccttttccgtcccgttttaggagcgtttttccccaaatttaaatcccgtccacgacagggtatcacccgtccttccctagggtttagttttggttttactgtaacaatgttgtactacgaacaacctttgtttaaggaaaagggtttagggttggattaggcggctccgcgaagcggttccgcctaatccaaccctaaaccctcttccgtcccgttttaggagcgtttttccccaaacttaaatcccgtccacgacagggtatcacccgtccttccctagggtttagtttttggttttttgcaccacgattttttaaggaaaagggtttagggttggattaggcggctgccgcgtaatccaaccctaaacccttttccgtcccgttttaggagcgtttttccccaaatttaaatatcgtccacgacagggtatcacctgtccttccctagggtttagttttggttttactgtaacagtgttgtactacgaacaacctttgtttaaggaaaagggtttagggttggattaggcggctccgcgaagcggttccgcctaatccaaccctaaacccttttccgtcccgttttaggagcgtttttccccaaatttaaatcccgtccacgacagggtatcacccgtccttccctagggtttagttttggtttttttgcaccacgattttttaaggaaaagggtttagggttggattagatggcaccggagccgcctaatccaaccctaaacccttttccgtcccgttttaggagcgtttttccccaaatttaaatctcgtccacgacagggtatcacgcgtccttccctagggtttagtttttgttttactgtaacagtggtgtactacgaacaacctttgtttaaggaaaagggtttagggttagattaggcggctcgcggcgtgccgcctaatccaaccctaaacccttttccgtccccgttagaagcgtttttccccaaatttaaatcccgtccacgacagggtatcacccgtccttccctagggtttagttttggtttttttgcaccccGATTTTTtagggaaaagggtttagggttggattaggcggctccgcgaagcggtgccgtctaatccaaccctaaacccttttccgtcccgttttaggagcgtttttccccaaatttaaaacccgtccacgacagggtatcacccgtccttccctagggtttagttttggttttactgtaatagtgttgtactacgaacaacctttgtttaaggaaaagggtttagggttagattaggcggctccgcgcggcgtgccgcctaatccaaccctaaatccttttccgtcccgttttaggagcgtttttcaccaaatttaaatcccgtccacgacagggtatcacccgtccttccctagggtttagttttggtttttttgcaccacgattttttaaggaaaagggtttagggttggattaggcggctccgcgaagcgtgCCGCTAATCCAtcccctaaacccttttccgtcccgttttaggagcgttttccccaaatttaaatcccgtccacgacaggtatcacccgtccttccctagggtttagttttggtttttttgcaccacgatttttttaaggaaaagggtttagggttggattaggcggctccgcgaagcggtgctgcctaatccaaacctaaacccttttccgtcacgttttaggagcgtttttccccaaacttaaatcccgtccttccctagggtttagttttggttttactgtaatagtgttgtactacgaacagcctttgtttaaggaaaaaggtttagggttgcaTTAGGCGGTTCCgcaaagcggtgccgcctaatccaaccctaaacccttttccttcccgttttaggagcgtttttccccaaatttaaatcccgtccacgacagggtatcacccgtccttccctagggtttagttttggtttttttgcaccacgattttttaaggaaaagggtttagggttggattaggcggctcgaaGCGGTGcacgctaatccaaccctaaacccttttccaatcacgttttaggagcgtttttccccaaatttaaatcggtccacgacagggtatcacccgtccttccttagggtttagttttggttttcttGAACAGTggtgtactacgaacaacctttgtttaaggaaagggtttagggttggattaggcggctccgcgaagcggtgccgcttaatccaaccctaaacccttttccatcccgttttaggagagtttttccccaaatttaaatctcgTCCACGACAGTGGTATtatccgtccttccctagggtttagttttttttttttttgcaccacgatttttaaggaaaagggtttggggttggattaggcggctcccgcggcggtgccgcctaatccaacctaaacccttttccgtcccgttttaggagcgtttttccccaaatttaaatcccgtccatgacggggtatcacccgtccttccctagggtttagttttggttttttgtaacaatgttgtactacgaacaacctttgtttaaggaaaagggtttagggttggattaggcggctcgcggcggttccgcctaatccaaccctaaaccctttaaaaTCCCGTTTTAGGAGTGTTTtttcccaaatttaaatcctgtccacgacagggtatcacccgtccttccctagggtttagttttgatttttttgcaccacgattgtttaaggaaaagggtttagggttggattagacggcaccggagccgcctaatccaaccctaaacccttttccgtcccgttttaggagcgtttttccccaaatttaaatctcgtccacgacagggtatcacgcgtacttccctagggtttagttttggttttactgtaacagtggtgtactacgaacaacctttgtttaaggaaaagggtttagggttggattaggcggctcgcggGCAgccgctaatccaaccctaaacccttttaaaatcccgttttagaagcgtttttccccaaatttaaatcccgtccacgacagggtatcacccgtccttccctagggtttagttttggtttttttgcaccacgattttttagggaaaagggtttagggttggattaggcggctccgcttttccgtcccgttttaggagcgtttttccccaaatttaaatcccgtccacgacagggtatcacccgtccttccctagggtttagttttggttttactgtaatagtgttctactacgaacaacctttgtttaaggaaaagggtttagggttggattaggcggctccgcgaagcggtgccgcctaatccaaccctaaatccttttccgtcccgttttaggagcgtttttcacaaaatttaaatcccgtccacgacagggtatcacccgtccttccctagggtttagtttttgtttttttgcaccacgattttttaaggaaaagggtttagggttggattaggcggctccgcgaagcggtgccgcctattccaacccctaaacccttttccgtcccgttttaggagcgtttttccccaaatttaaatcccgtccacgacagggtatcacccgtccttccctagggtttagttttggtttttttgcaccactattttttaaggaaaagggtttagggttggattaggcggctccgcgaagcggtgccgcctaatccaaacctaaacccttttccgtcacgttttaggagcgtttttccccaaatttaaatcccgtccttccctagggtttagttttggttttactgtaacagtgttgtccTACGAACAGCCTTAGTTTAaggaaaaaggtttagggttggattaggcgactccgcgaagcggtgccgcctaatccaaccctaaacccttttccttcccgttttaggagcgtttttccccaaatttaaatcccgtccacgacagggtatcacccgtccttccctagggtttagttttggtttttttgcaccacgattttttaaggaaaagggtttagggttggattaggcggctccgcgaagcggtgccacctaatccaaccctaaacccttttccgtcacgttttaggagcgtttttccccaaatttaaatctcgtccacgacagggtatcacccgtccttccctagggtttagttttggtttttcttGAAtaagtgttgtactacgaacaacctttgtttaaggaaaagggtttagggttggattaggcggctccgcgaagcggtgccgcctaatccaaccctaaacccttttccgtacCGTTTTAGGagagtttttccccaaatttaaattccGTCCACGACAAGGTATCACcggtccttccctagggtttagttttggtttttttgcaccacgattttttaaggaaaagggtttagggttggattagacggcaccgaagccgcctaatccaaccctaaacccttttccgtcccgttttaggagcgttttcccccaaatttaaatctcGTCCACGACATGTGGTATCAcgcgtccttccctagggtttagttttggtttttcgtAATAAAGTggtgtactacgaacaaccttgtttaag
Protein-coding sequences here:
- the LOC141619907 gene encoding uncharacterized protein LOC141619907, yielding MDADSTDINMQTVRPLRIFLFSVHPYVTTLSCHLVTQPHSTPIVQEQPNPQPNNRHLSHTPNGGERWMRVVEHKFRPTIGVVFASLEAGNKFYEVYARACGFTPRKHSTKTLRGGVAHQKFVVCNRQGFRESKPKQRPRIKDDENMGDGSSTASTVKRRVKITRIGCRVYVRFALLYGLDGPAMIDEFSEVHNHRLTLLSFIFKTARHRYCMWHITQKITDKVGSTLCRDTDFLARFNAVVWDPDMEPSEFEEKWREGHLICLEDNDWLTTMFDDRHHWIPAYHRDLALGCILRTTQRSESTNSFFKRYENHFGTLVEFWMRFQTAMDQQRYTRRCDDYNSDHSFPELKTELPIEKHGAIIYTHAVFKVFQEEVMATDSCGVDDFEKEEHVRIIHVIDVETDRIFKVRLDLRSTDAVCECKLFERIGLLCRHIVWVYKGKGIGRIPRKYNVDRWLNNTHAANKFDSKTLLQRMLNSNGNVIEDSYMATSNNSHLCNVWSEFRQIVGVLKTLPAEHTEELASLLVELRQKLCIEPLTKDQEMEILLGCSSSSEVTIHPPEQARNKGSGKRLKSAKQ